Within the Thermanaeromonas toyohensis ToBE genome, the region TGTTTTAGGATCCAAGGCTAACCCCAAGCGTACCCGGTGAGTACATGTCTCCTCTAAAGATGGCCCGCGCTTAGGCCGGAATACCCTAGCAGCTATCTGGATGGCTTCCGGCCCGCTTAGCCGGATTATACCAATACCCCCTTCCCCTAAGGGAGTAGCTATAGCGGCTATGGTATCCTCCAGCAACTTCCCTTACCTCCGCACTTAAATTTTAGACAGCCTAAAATAACACAAAGCCCAGTAATACCCGGATATGTATTACTGGGCTACTTAAAATTTGACTGCCGCCCTTTCGCCTTTTATCCCTTCCTTAAGGAGATAACCACCTTCCGGTGGGGTTCCTCTCCCTCGCTATAAGTGATAACCTGGGCATCGTTCTGCAAAGCAGTATGGATAATCCTCCGCTCCTGCGCAGTCATGGGCTCCAATACAACCTTATTACCCGTGCGTTTAACCTTTTCGGAAAGCCGGCGGGCTAGACGTACCAGAGCCTGTTCTCTCCTTTTCCGATACCCTTCAGCATCTAAAACAATGCGCACCCGCTGGCCTATAAGCCGGCTTACTGCCAGATTAGTCAGATACTGGAGGGCATTTAAAGTTTCCCCCCGGCGTCCTATGAGCAAGCCAAGCTCACGGCCGTGGAAGCTAACTAAAAAATAATCCTCGCGCCGGCGTATCTCCACACCCGCTTTCAAAGCCATAGCCTTAAGCACCTTCTCTAAAAACTCTTTGATAACCTTTTCTGGATTCTCCAGTAAGCTTACCCTGACCTTGGCTTGGCGGGAACCTAACAGTCCTAAAAAACCTTTACTCCCTTCTTCCAAAACCTCCACTTCCACTTCTTCTCTCCTGGCTCCTAAAACCTGAAGGGCCGCCTCCACAGCCTCCTGTACTGTCCTCCCGGTCATCTCCACAGCCTTCATTTAGTACTGACTTCCTCCTTCGCTAACCCCGGCTGCCTACGCAATAACCACTGCTCCAAGATGCCCATAAGACTAAACACTACCCAGTAGAGAGCCAACCCGGCTGGAAGCTGGCTGCTCATCCAACCGATAATTAGAGGCATAACGATAAGCATGGTCTTTTGCGACCCGTCCTGGGGATTTATCATACTAAGTCGCTGTTGCAAAAAGGTACTTAAAGCTACCAACACCGGCAAGAGAAAGTAGGGATCTGCTTGACCTAAGTTAGGAACCCAAAAGAAGTTGGCATGCTCCATTTTTACAGCCGGGTTCCGCGCTGGATTAAAAAAATCCCGTAAGGCAGCAAATAGGGCAAACAAAATGGGCATCTGAACAAGTAGCGGTAAGCAGCCGCCTAAAGGATTTATTTTTTCGGCCCGGTAAAGTTCTAGCATGGCCTGCTGGGCCTTCTGCGGGTTGT harbors:
- a CDS encoding YidC/Oxa1 family membrane protein insertase; its protein translation is MGGLVDFLSQSLQFFYRITGVLGIPNYGLAIIFFTVTVKILLSPLTYKQLKSIKRMQELQPKVQEIQKKYKNNPQKAQQAMLELYRAEKINPLGGCLPLLVQMPILFALFAALRDFFNPARNPAVKMEHANFFWVPNLGQADPYFLLPVLVALSTFLQQRLSMINPQDGSQKTMLIVMPLIIGWMSSQLPAGLALYWVVFSLMGILEQWLLRRQPGLAKEEVSTK
- the jag gene encoding RNA-binding cell elongation regulator Jag/EloR, with protein sequence MKAVEMTGRTVQEAVEAALQVLGARREEVEVEVLEEGSKGFLGLLGSRQAKVRVSLLENPEKVIKEFLEKVLKAMALKAGVEIRRREDYFLVSFHGRELGLLIGRRGETLNALQYLTNLAVSRLIGQRVRIVLDAEGYRKRREQALVRLARRLSEKVKRTGNKVVLEPMTAQERRIIHTALQNDAQVITYSEGEEPHRKVVISLRKG